GACTGATGACGCGCTTTGGTTGGTGGTTGAAAATTCGAATTGTTCCCGCCTTATTCGGCTGCGATTGTTTACTACTCTGGTTACGCCTGTATTCatgaatttcgaatgtttttttttgtagaaCTGTTAACATAAAGTCactgaaatgaatgaaatgaagaACATAATGAAACTTGATATGCTGAAAGGatataaagaatttaattgtttgaaattcaGATAGCTTTGAAAGActactttattaaatacatgtgtataaataattcatgtGAAGTCTTTCATGGCTGGTGTTAAAGTCATCAAagcattttccatatttttcctTTCAAGATTAGTTTTTAGAGTACTCCATACTTGTTCTAATTTTGTTTGCTGGTATTTCTAAAAAATTAGTATACTtatgtataatgaaaatatatgtagattTTGTCAAATTCATGTAGgcatttagaatttttattagatatttataagATTTCTGTACCTTGATAAAGAGGAAACAATGTTTTAGTGTTGCTCCTACATAAAGTATTTTTACTGATACAAAGCGGCCTGCAATGTCATTTATCAAAGGAAGAgactttaataaaaatctatgtGGACCGTGTCTGGTTTTCACTAGCGCTATTCTTGTATGTTCATTGCAATATTTCgctaaaaatataagaaatcataatattaattggttataaataaaatatcatattaaaGATTTCATATTACCACTAAAACCAGCTTTTATTGCTGCCACGCCAAAATCACCATATAATTGTTGTACTTTCTGTTGTATTGCATAATGCAGTGTTGTGATTTTCAGCGGAAACTGTTTATCGGATTTATCACCGAGTGTTATTTCAAATGCTATATACCTGTGAATGCGTTTATCTTATCGTAAAAGATATGTTAtggtaaaaaatgaaaaatacttatAAGTATtctgtaacattttatttgcaataaattactttacgcaatcaataaatgttaattatattcgaTAAATTGTTGTATTACCTGTTTTTAAAACGAACCATCTTTTAGGTTATGTAACTCGTTAAGTGAGGAACATATTACAATGACTCTTCTTGAAGCCAGAGTACATGCTAATTATATAAACGAAGcattattttatagtaattaacGACACGATATTCACAAATTATACACTTTACAACGCACTTGACATAAAAACATTACCCACGTGTGTTGTTTTCGATCACTCAGTAGATAAGGTTCAGCTAGGTCGCTGTCAAATGCATTCACACGTGCGTGCAATATGGAGTATATTTTCAACTCTGTTTGTTAACAATTAGATTTTagatttttcattcaaaatgcACTGTTAAGATTTTAATACTTCGACTgtctaattttcaataattatccGAAGAGTCAGTAGAGTTTTATCAATACTGAAATACCTATGCTATGCAACGATGCGGTGTAATTATTCAAGGTAACAGTCGTAGCATTTTTTATGCACACGTGTTTCTTTATACGGAAGTACGTATCGTCAGTCTTACGTAATATTGTTGTACTTTGCCTTCAGTGTTAATTCTATTGATTTGATATTCATGTATAGTCTTAGATCTGAGCATGTCTGACagcttaaataattaaaatactaaaaaatttgattggtaagtatttcttttcattgtacCATCTTTTTTCTTCACGTGtgtgaaatataaagaaatttcattggCAAGAGATATTTACTTGTGTTTCTTAATTCTGTCAGTGTTATCACAGGGTCATGTGATATTAAAAAGTAACTCTATGATTACAGTTAAGCTCTGTTGATAAGGATTCTGTGTTCTTAATTTACAACTTATAATGATACTGTTCAAAGTAGAACATTCAGTTGGCTGCTCCTAACAAAAGACACACAACATTCAGGAGACTACATCAAAAGAGTAAGACAATGGAATACTTTGTTGGAGTGGATGTTGGAACCGGTAGTGCCCGAGCTGCTTTGGTATCCTCTAaagggaaaatattaaaattagcaACATGTCCACTTGAAATTTTTCATCCAGTTCCTAATTTTTATGAACAATCATCTGATAATATTTGGAGTGCAGTTTGTCATGTAGTAAAGGTATTAACAaacacatttataaaatatatttttgttataaaaatattatactttttatagtCAGTGGTAGCTGACatttctgcagacaatgtaaAAGGTATTGGATTTGATGCTACCTGTTCATTGGTAGTTGTGGATAAAACAGGATCCCCAGTTACTGTCAGTCCCACGGGTTTGTacattataatatcataaagGTGATTCTATTTAAATCTAATATGCTTTcatcattataatttttaacttaGGAGAAGATAAACAGAATGTTATACTATGGATGGATCACAGAGCACAAGAAGAAGCAGATTTTATAAATGCCCAAGGTCATGAAATTCTTCAGTATGTTGGTGGCAAAGTATCATTGGAAATGGAGACCCCAAAAATGTTATGGTTAAAGAAAAATCTACCTTTATCTTGGGAACGTGCAGCATTGCTCTTTGATTTGCCTGATTTCCTAACATGGAAAGCAACAGGTTCTGAATCAAGGTAATCACATCATTGTATGTCATCATAAAAATAGAACAACACAGTGTACCTTGCTAATCTGATTTTAGATCCTTATGTTCTTTAGTATGTAAGTGGAATTATATTGCTGATCCAGATGGTAACAATGGATggaatgaagaatttttttatcaaattcagtTGGGTGATCTTGTAAAAGACAATTGGAAAAAAATAGGTATTAATACAAGTTTctatatcaataaaaattatttacacatgAATTGATCTACATGTCTGGTAATTAACTAATATTAATACACAGaacgaaaattatattacacgtGCAAAGTAGTTTTTGACAAGTTAATGGGTCTGTTTTATGTTCAGACAGATAGTATGAAAGTATAAACGTCattttaactatttttatttaacaaagaGAACTATTAATACGAAGGTAAAGATGTGAGGACTCCCGGGGATCTCATTGACCAAGGATTGTCAGCTAAAGCTGCATCTGAATTAGGACTTCTAAAAGGCACTGCCGTGGGTACTTCACTTATTGATGCACATGCTGGAGGACTGGGCATGATAGGATGTTCTGTACCTGGTTCATCACCCAATGTACAAAGAAGATTAGGTAAAATTTGTGTTCACTGCACAGTTGTCACTCACATCTCTTGTTTCAACTGTACaatgttttattgtatttacagCTTTAATTTGTGGAACTTCAACTTGTCATATGATAGTGAATGAAAAGAAGCTTTTTGTGAATGGTGTTTGGGGACCATACTACAGTGCTATGGTTCCAGGATTATGGTTGAATGAAGGTGGTCAAAGTGCAACTGGAAAGTTGCTAGATCATATAATTGACACTCATCCTGCAACAccaggaattttaaaaagtttaagaaataagtaagtttatttgtatataaaactaattgtacatttatataaaattttataaattttacttctTATTATATCATTTCCTAGACACATACAACAATACTTGTCTGAATTATTGCAAGCAATGGCAGATCAGAAGGGtctgaagaatatttcatatttaacaaaaGAGATTCACGTTTGGCCCGATTTTCACGGAAATCGCTCCCCACTGGCAGATCCAACTCTCAAAGgaatggtaaaaaatattttgttatgcaTTTAAGAATCGTTCTTCTTATAAACTTTTATCACTGAATATCATGCAGGTATCAGGGTTATCTTTGTCTGTTGATAAAGAAAATCTGGCATTATACTATTTGGCAACAGTACAAGCATTAACGGTATGAACACCTCcggtaatatatatgtatatatttgaacatttctaCCGatcaaaaagtatattttacattttttatcaaaCAGTATGGGACAAAGTACATTTTGGAAACCTTAGAAGCTAGTGGTCACGAAGTGAAGGAACTACTAGTATGTGGAGGCCTAAGTCAGAACCCTCTGTTCATTCAGATACAAGCAGATGTTTTAGGTTTACCTGTACTTTGTCCTGTTGAGAGGGAATCGGTGCTGATAGGAGCGGCAATTCTAGGATCTTACGCAGctggaaaatttaatacaatgaaTGATGCTATTAAAACAATGGGAGGATCTGCGAATATTATTAAACcaaaaaatgaatgttataaGTATGCAATTATATTCATTAAGGAATACTTGAAACATAGAAGAAACTTAAAGTGTTCATTACATTATTGTTTTTAAGGTACCATCAACAGAAATATCAAGTCTTCCGAAAAATGGTGGAGGACCAGAATAGTTACAGAGAAATTATGAATGGAAATTTTTTGTAACTGCCACCACTGTTACACAGTAcctcttgaaacttgaaacactCCAGCTATGAAAGCAATACTGATACACATATACATAAGTACAATGAAGAATCTCGTAATAAGCAGCTAATATAAGAGACACtctttatactgttttttattgaattaaaatatattttgtgtatACAACCAATTgcagagaaatatttttgttatatattttatcttttatttttgtttattataaataaaaatatatgtaaaagtaTCTCGCAATGATTTTTGGCAATATTTCTTATACTCATACATTAAACGTggtatacaaaattctattgctTTATTTGGTATTTAAGTATGAACTCAaattttacatatgtataatgtcttacaattttttcattacaaatgtTTTGGTACAAAACACGCGTCACTTTTCTTATTGCATATTCCTTGTCATAggtatttaacaatatttgtaCAAACTTACAGCAGTATTACTACAAGactaattgttataaaaatattaaaagtttcttAATCAAAACATTTTTTACGAAAAATTTCCTTCTGTATcattataaaagtttataaaacgaTGTCACTAACTATTTAGAGATAAAAACTACTAGTATGTAGTGTAATATTGTGCTAATTTCACTTAACTTATGTcacaaagaatattttcttatatttctaaCTTGCAATAGATCATTTTTAGCATAGAAAGTAACGTTGATATCACATAGTTCGCAAAATCTTCTAAAAAATTTGACAACCTCGATATTCTATACATTTTACAGACGTGATTtaagaaataaacgaaaataatatttgcataTCACAAAGTCGGTTTATCGCAAAGGCATTCCAGTGAACTAAGGCGACAAAACCGACAATAACTAACTTATGTTACAGCTGTTTTgcagtaaattatttaaaataatactggTATAAAACTTTGGATAAAACTTTagatcaatattaaatattacaattcttgtacgtattaataatataaattgaattacttATGGTTCTTtaacttaattttaattcaaattctgGTACCAATTTTGCAcccaatattataaatttcattgaaaacgaatcaaatctgtataaaaccacTTGAATGAATGACACTGCAATTTTTTTAATCTTAACCTGCTTCTTCGTAtaaatgagttttatataatttttttgtgaGTATTAACAACTATATCAATTGTTCATTTTAATCAAATGTTAGAATTGCTActgattttcaaataatttgatattataacaaTATCATCATCAGTCTTTTAGCAGataattttcaaactaaatttataaaactgaaaaatattaagcAAAGAGTACCCCTCAAATGTGCTTTAACAAAgacaaaattttatacaatgatATAATTCTAACTAGTTAACAATTGTCATAAACATTtaacttgaaaattatttatattttgatatttggaAGACACAAAGTGCgtagttttattaaacattatattctCCTTCTTATGGagatattgtttcatatatatatatatatagatatatattatatctagTCTTAATTTCAGTAAGGCCAtttgtgtaatttgtataattagGATATCATAAAAGAGTCATCAAAATGACAATTATCATCCTACATTACGAATTCAAGTTTGAAtgtgatttttatgaaaaaaaaattattcattaacaatTGATATTGCTTGTAGTAATTGGAGAAATAAACCTAAATTAGTGAAAACGCTATATTAATTCCGTTTAGACAAAGCGATAACGTTCTGCAATATGATTAAGCATGTACTGAAATGCCATGGAAGGAGACGTACCAAATCTCTGCCTCCATAAATGTTTAGCTATAATACGTTGTCCCAGATTATGAGTAGTTTCTTGAATTTCTTCACAAATTTCAACACTAGTTTGCCAAATTGTTTCtaggaatataaataatttcattaatgacACTGCATCAAACTCTTCCTAAAGTGAAGTACCTAAAGAAAAGGTACATATCATACATACCTAAGTTAGTTAGAAGTTTATTTTTACCAGGTGGATCAAATTTCTGTAACTGTTCTACACTAATTACTTTGTATTGCTTTAATTCTTGCAGCAATTCATAGTTGCAGCAACGAGCACGACTGTTTGCTACAATGTAACTGCCAGGGGCACTGTGTTTTGTAATTTCCTTTAGAGCTTCTTTCACCATATTGCATTTATCGATTTCTCCTTGAGACTTATCCACTTTGATTGGCTacagtacaataaatattaagaatagAAAGCAAATTAAAAGTAACACTTATATATAGCATATGCATACCTCCGGGACTGCTTCAATCATATGTAACCACATGCGAGTCGGTATGGTGTTTGCTTCTGCAATACAAACTATTGTATGAGAATTATTATTGCGCTTCTTAGCAGTAGTTACATCAGAAGGATTCTCAGTCATATAGCCATTAGGAAATTCATCCACAATTAATATTGCACTTTGACCTCCCAGAATCCAATCTTGCGGATGTGTTGCTACATAATTTTCAGAAACCTCGTCACATCTTTCATAGACTTTCTTAACAACATGTTTCTTTATCTCTGAGAAGAAATGAGGATATTCATAGTTTATCTTATATTACCACAAATGAATTACAcaaatatattatgaaaatcTTTGCATACCTAAATAGTTGGCAGTGAGTTCACTAGGTATCATTTGACACCATCCTAATATCAACTGAAGGCACATTTTCAGGTCACACTTtataccaaaaaaaaaagaattttctctTATAGATTGTTTTCTAGCACAATTGGGACATGACCAACTATATTTATCTACAATTCTTGCTTGATTCCAAGCCAAACTTCTTCCTTTACACTCAGGATGAGGACAATTGGAAACAGTCCTAATTAAACTCATTTCTTTCAGCCACCCACATAATTCTCCTTCGTGTCCCTGTTGAAGCATTGGACGTACCACAACATCAAAATATCCTCCTTGATCGCCAAAACGCTCCATACATTGTCTGAAAACAAACAATCAAATTAGAATAAAGAAGCAAAAGAGCCTTTCTTTCGTGTATTTTGATTGACCTCTGTGCAGAATATCATCTACagggaatgaaaattttatgacAAAATTCACGTCTATCATTAGCtctgttaatttatataaaacgtatgttacgtaattttgaaataagaagaaaaacaaatacGTTTAGTCACACGTGAATGAAACAAACTCGTGGCTCCCATCGTACGTGAGCAGTAGGGGGAAAAATCAATACTCTCAAGAGTTAAATATAACTTCCTTATTCTTAATATAATAAAGACAAATGTATGCAAACATCTCGTACCGAGTGTTTGAAAATAACAGATTAGCAAAAAGGATAACATATGTGACACtatgaagaaataattaaagaaagaaaatttttttgATGTAGCAGAAGCAACAAGTATTTTAAGATCCGAACTGTTTTAATGCACTGAAAATGCATTACCTTGCTTTAACTTTtgtgtttttcattttcgaagCAGAAATCACGTTCATCCGTCACTACACAACtccaaagaaacaaacaaaagtctataacatttttaaacaaactaaaatgtaaacaaaaatagaGGAAACCAACAAGGAACCACAAAAGACCCGGGAGCAACGTCGATGTTACGCATCCATCGCGCAGCGACTTATACGGACGTCGAAATATGCATTAACCACATTTCGATGCATTCTTAGCTCGGCCGATAAAGAAGAGAATAAATTAGTCTGCAGATTTGTGTTATCTTctgattaaaaaaatcaatcggACGGTctacgttttatttttaaatttatatttgtcatttcacatacaaaataataattatttattaatttatattttcaatgtcgATTTCAGTACCAGGTATTTCTTATCAAAGCATAATTCTCACATTCGAGGcgtaaatttgaattaaaagaagACGTTTCGATTAAATACTTTGTATTTCCTCTTTGTTTTTATTATGAACATGTTTTACAAAGCAAAATTGTGTAATGGTGGTAATGGTGGATGTCGGTGGAGGTTGGAAACTATAGAATCAGTGTTAGTGGGCCATAATTTAACAAGACTCCCAGAAAAGTGAGTGCGGATAAAGGGACATCGGCACAGTAATATAAAAAGTACTCTCCAAGAGACAGCATGAAGGATTAGGCCGGCACATTCATTCACCACTTGTTCTACATACACGCAAAGTTCACTGCACTTTCATATGTATGCATTTAAAACAATGAACATACGATACCTGTTTCCCATTTCTCAAAGCTTTTAAACTCCAcctgaattttttttttcgcgtGTCCATTACTCAATCTATGCTTTCAGAAATGTCTAGCGCAATAAGAGCTGATCAATTTTTGTACACTTGTTTCACAGTTACACTTTTGATCGATTAGTTTcattatcgaaataaaaataaacttttttctCTCTTCACGCTCTACAATTATTGCTACCTTCGCCTTGGTATATTACACGAAATACATTGTGTACTTCTGTCTTATAAAATACATGCTCCGAAAGATGA
Above is a genomic segment from Nomia melanderi isolate GNS246 chromosome 8, iyNomMela1, whole genome shotgun sequence containing:
- the Pop5 gene encoding POP5 ribonuclease P/MRP subunit, which encodes MVRFKNRYIAFEITLGDKSDKQFPLKITTLHYAIQQKVQQLYGDFGVAAIKAGFSAKYCNEHTRIALVKTRHGPHRFLLKSLPLINDIAGRFVSVKILYVGATLKHCFLFIKKYQQTKLEQVWSTLKTNLERKNMENALMTLTPAMKDFT
- the LOC116427559 gene encoding FGGY carbohydrate kinase domain-containing protein, producing the protein MEYFVGVDVGTGSARAALVSSKGKILKLATCPLEIFHPVPNFYEQSSDNIWSAVCHVVKSVVADISADNVKGIGFDATCSLVVVDKTGSPVTVSPTGEDKQNVILWMDHRAQEEADFINAQGHEILQYVGGKVSLEMETPKMLWLKKNLPLSWERAALLFDLPDFLTWKATGSESRSLCSLVCKWNYIADPDGNNGWNEEFFYQIQLGDLVKDNWKKIGKDVRTPGDLIDQGLSAKAASELGLLKGTAVGTSLIDAHAGGLGMIGCSVPGSSPNVQRRLALICGTSTCHMIVNEKKLFVNGVWGPYYSAMVPGLWLNEGGQSATGKLLDHIIDTHPATPGILKSLRNKHIQQYLSELLQAMADQKGLKNISYLTKEIHVWPDFHGNRSPLADPTLKGMVSGLSLSVDKENLALYYLATVQALTYGTKYILETLEASGHEVKELLVCGGLSQNPLFIQIQADVLGLPVLCPVERESVLIGAAILGSYAAGKFNTMNDAIKTMGGSANIIKPKNECYKYHQQKYQVFRKMVEDQNSYREIMNGNFL
- the LOC116427560 gene encoding uncharacterized protein LOC116427560 isoform X1, producing the protein MNVISASKMKNTKVKARQCMERFGDQGGYFDVVVRPMLQQGHEGELCGWLKEMSLIRTVSNCPHPECKGRSLAWNQARIVDKYSWSCPNCARKQSIRENSFFFGIKCDLKMCLQLILGWCQMIPSELTANYLEIKKHVVKKVYERCDEVSENYVATHPQDWILGGQSAILIVDEFPNGYMTENPSDVTTAKKRNNNSHTIVCIAEANTIPTRMWLHMIEAVPEPIKVDKSQGEIDKCNMVKEALKEITKHSAPGSYIVANSRARCCNYELLQELKQYKVISVEQLQKFDPPGKNKLLTNLETIWQTSVEICEEIQETTHNLGQRIIAKHLWRQRFGTSPSMAFQYMLNHIAERYRFV
- the LOC116427560 gene encoding uncharacterized protein LOC116427560 isoform X2 — encoded protein: MERFGDQGGYFDVVVRPMLQQGHEGELCGWLKEMSLIRTVSNCPHPECKGRSLAWNQARIVDKYSWSCPNCARKQSIRENSFFFGIKCDLKMCLQLILGWCQMIPSELTANYLEIKKHVVKKVYERCDEVSENYVATHPQDWILGGQSAILIVDEFPNGYMTENPSDVTTAKKRNNNSHTIVCIAEANTIPTRMWLHMIEAVPEPIKVDKSQGEIDKCNMVKEALKEITKHSAPGSYIVANSRARCCNYELLQELKQYKVISVEQLQKFDPPGKNKLLTNLETIWQTSVEICEEIQETTHNLGQRIIAKHLWRQRFGTSPSMAFQYMLNHIAERYRFV